A stretch of Arthrobacter sunyaminii DNA encodes these proteins:
- the chvE gene encoding multiple monosaccharide ABC transporter substrate-binding protein, translating to MTAGILAVSVAGCGSGSGRGGADSGAESGDNAGALVGIAMPTKTSERWIKDGDSIQASLEDLGYETTLEYADDDIPTQVQQVSNMITKGAKVLVIAAIDGTALSDQLDNAAAAGIKVIAYDRLITGNENVDYYTTFDNYTVGVQQATSLLTGLGILDAEGKDTGVTEPKNIELFAGSPDDNNANFFYDGAMDTLQPYIDKGTLVVKSGQTGFTQIATLRWDPATAQKRMQNLIASTYSGGEKVDGVLSPYDGISLGIISALTGSGYAPDALPVITGQDAEAASVKSIMDNQQYSTIFKDTRTLGEQAVAMVDDVLKGEDPEVNDTETYDNKVKIVPTFLLDPVVVTKDNYQEVLVDSGYYEASDLQ from the coding sequence GTGACGGCCGGAATCCTTGCCGTTTCCGTAGCCGGCTGCGGCTCCGGATCGGGCCGCGGCGGCGCTGACTCCGGCGCCGAATCAGGTGACAATGCCGGTGCGCTGGTGGGCATCGCGATGCCCACCAAGACCTCCGAGCGCTGGATCAAGGACGGCGACTCCATTCAGGCCTCCCTTGAGGACCTGGGCTATGAAACCACCCTGGAATATGCCGACGACGACATTCCCACCCAGGTCCAGCAGGTCTCCAACATGATCACCAAGGGAGCCAAGGTCCTGGTGATCGCCGCCATCGACGGCACCGCCCTCAGCGACCAGCTGGACAATGCCGCAGCCGCCGGCATCAAGGTCATCGCCTATGACCGCCTGATCACCGGCAACGAGAACGTGGACTACTACACCACCTTCGACAACTACACCGTGGGCGTGCAGCAGGCCACGTCGCTGCTGACCGGCTTGGGGATCCTCGACGCCGAAGGCAAGGACACCGGCGTCACCGAGCCCAAGAACATTGAGCTCTTCGCCGGCAGCCCCGATGACAACAACGCCAACTTCTTCTACGACGGCGCCATGGACACCCTGCAGCCCTACATCGACAAGGGCACGCTGGTGGTCAAGAGCGGCCAGACCGGCTTCACCCAGATCGCCACACTGCGCTGGGATCCCGCCACGGCACAGAAGCGCATGCAGAACCTGATTGCCAGCACCTACTCCGGCGGCGAAAAAGTGGACGGCGTCCTTTCCCCGTATGACGGCATTTCCCTGGGCATCATTTCCGCCCTGACCGGATCCGGCTACGCGCCGGATGCCCTGCCCGTCATTACCGGCCAGGACGCCGAAGCAGCCTCGGTGAAGTCGATCATGGATAACCAGCAGTACTCCACGATCTTCAAGGACACCCGCACCCTCGGCGAGCAGGCCGTGGCCATGGTCGACGACGTGCTCAAGGGCGAAGACCCCGAGGTCAATGACACCGAGACGTACGACAACAAGGTCAAGATTGTTCCGACCTTCCTGCTGGACCCGGTGGTGGTCACCAAAGACAACTACCAGGAAGTCCTCGTGGACAGCGGCTACTACGAAGCCTCAGACCTGCAGTAA
- a CDS encoding kynureninase, which yields MTEPDLLIAAKELDAADPLAGFRDRFLPADGVSSYLDGNSLGRPLRATEEHLQGFVREQWGGRLIRGWDEQWLELPQQIGDELGATALGAAAGQCIVADSTTVLLYKLGRAAVAARPGRTEIVLDADNFPTDRYVMEGIARECGLTLRWVRADYDGGVSAEAVAACVGPQTALAVFSHVAYRSGFLADAEAITSVVHAAGGLVLWDLCHSAGAVPAQLDAWNVDYAVGCSYKYLNGGPGAPAWAYVASRHQADFQQPIQGWLGSADPFGMAQGYQPAAGIRRLVSGTPPVLGMLPMRDMIALIAEAGIGAVRAKSVALTEYALTAVDALLAPHGVVVASPRDAAQRGSHITIDHPAFKAVTAALWEQGIIPDYRNPSGIRLGLSPLSTSFEETFTGISAVLAELRR from the coding sequence ATGACTGAACCGGATCTGCTCATTGCTGCCAAGGAACTGGATGCGGCGGATCCGCTGGCCGGCTTCCGGGACCGCTTCCTCCCTGCCGACGGGGTGAGTTCATACCTGGACGGCAACTCCCTGGGCCGGCCGCTTCGTGCCACTGAGGAACACCTTCAGGGCTTTGTCCGGGAGCAGTGGGGCGGGCGGCTGATCCGCGGCTGGGACGAGCAGTGGCTGGAATTGCCGCAGCAGATCGGCGACGAACTGGGAGCAACAGCGCTTGGTGCCGCTGCCGGACAGTGCATCGTCGCCGATTCGACCACCGTCCTGCTCTACAAACTGGGCCGGGCCGCTGTTGCGGCCCGGCCCGGCCGAACGGAAATCGTTCTGGACGCCGACAACTTTCCCACCGACCGGTATGTCATGGAGGGCATTGCGCGCGAGTGCGGGCTGACCCTGCGCTGGGTTCGCGCGGATTACGACGGCGGCGTGAGCGCTGAAGCGGTGGCGGCCTGCGTGGGCCCTCAAACCGCGCTGGCCGTCTTCAGCCACGTGGCGTACCGTTCCGGGTTCCTGGCCGACGCCGAAGCCATCACCTCAGTGGTCCACGCGGCCGGGGGACTGGTGCTCTGGGACCTGTGCCATTCAGCAGGTGCCGTGCCTGCACAGCTGGACGCCTGGAATGTGGACTACGCTGTGGGCTGCAGCTACAAGTACCTCAACGGGGGCCCCGGTGCTCCCGCGTGGGCCTACGTGGCGTCGCGGCACCAGGCGGACTTCCAGCAACCCATCCAGGGCTGGCTCGGCAGCGCCGATCCGTTCGGCATGGCGCAGGGATATCAACCCGCCGCCGGTATCCGCAGGCTTGTCTCCGGCACTCCGCCCGTGCTGGGCATGCTGCCGATGCGGGACATGATTGCGCTCATTGCCGAAGCAGGCATCGGAGCAGTGCGCGCAAAATCGGTGGCCCTGACAGAGTACGCGCTGACGGCCGTAGACGCTCTGCTCGCCCCGCACGGCGTCGTCGTTGCCTCTCCCCGGGACGCGGCGCAGCGCGGCAGTCATATCACCATTGACCATCCGGCGTTCAAAGCTGTTACTGCAGCTCTTTGGGAGCAGGGCATCATCCCGGATTACCGTAATCCGTCGGGCATCAGGCTGGGACTGTCTCCGCTGTCCACCTCGTTTGAGGAGACCTTCACCGGCATTTCCGCGGTGCTGGCTGAACTGCGCCGCTAG
- the mmsA gene encoding multiple monosaccharide ABC transporter ATP-binding protein, giving the protein MLPPPASAGKDTNVNENILSMRGITKTFPGVKALQEVSLDVRQGQVHAICGENGAGKSTLMKVLSGVYPAGSYEGEILLEGNLQEYRDIKDSEAAGVVIIHQELALSPFLSIAENIYLGNEQSKGGFIDWHRTNLEAARLLERVGLSENPATRIQDIGVGKQQLVEIAKALSKRVKLLILDEPTAALNDEDSEHLLGLIKGLREDGITCIIISHKLNEIKAIADAVTIIRDGRTIETLDMHEDDVSEERIIRGMVGRDLDSRYPEHVSVIGEEVLRVEDWTVHHPLDRTRRVVSEANIYVRAGEIVGIAGLMGAGRTELAMSVFGHSYGHNISGRVYKNGREITMKNVGQAIRHGLAYATEDRKRYGLNLIEDIKRNISMSGLDKLASRGWVDPYREHLTADKYRTSMNIKAPSVTALTGKLSGGNQQKVVLSKWIHTDPDVLILDEPTRGIDVGAKYEIYTIINELADQGKAVIVISSELPELLGICDRIYTLAEGRITADVPREKASAEYLMQYMTRDARIPAAATDKESE; this is encoded by the coding sequence ATGCTTCCGCCCCCGGCATCCGCCGGCAAGGACACGAACGTGAACGAAAACATTCTTTCCATGCGGGGAATTACCAAGACCTTCCCCGGGGTCAAGGCACTGCAGGAGGTCTCCCTGGATGTGCGTCAAGGGCAGGTGCATGCCATCTGCGGTGAAAACGGTGCCGGCAAGTCCACCCTGATGAAGGTGCTCTCCGGGGTCTATCCCGCAGGAAGCTATGAGGGAGAAATCCTTCTGGAAGGCAACCTGCAGGAATACCGGGACATCAAGGATTCCGAAGCGGCCGGCGTGGTCATCATCCACCAGGAGCTGGCGCTGAGCCCCTTCCTGTCCATTGCGGAGAACATCTACCTGGGCAACGAACAGTCCAAGGGCGGCTTCATCGACTGGCACCGCACCAATCTGGAGGCAGCCAGACTCCTGGAGCGGGTGGGGCTCTCCGAGAACCCTGCCACCCGGATCCAGGACATCGGCGTGGGCAAGCAGCAGCTGGTGGAAATTGCCAAAGCCCTGTCCAAGCGGGTGAAGCTGCTGATCCTGGATGAGCCAACCGCTGCGCTGAATGACGAAGACTCCGAGCACCTGCTGGGCCTGATCAAGGGTCTGCGCGAAGACGGAATCACCTGCATCATCATCAGCCACAAGCTCAACGAGATTAAGGCCATCGCCGACGCCGTGACCATCATCCGCGACGGCCGCACCATCGAAACCCTGGACATGCACGAGGACGACGTGTCCGAGGAACGCATCATCCGCGGCATGGTGGGCCGGGACCTGGACAGCAGATATCCGGAGCATGTTTCAGTCATCGGCGAAGAAGTGCTCCGCGTCGAGGACTGGACGGTGCACCATCCGCTGGACCGCACCCGCCGGGTGGTTTCCGAGGCAAACATCTACGTTCGGGCCGGCGAAATTGTCGGCATTGCCGGTCTGATGGGCGCAGGGCGCACGGAACTTGCCATGAGTGTTTTCGGGCACAGCTACGGACACAACATCAGCGGCCGCGTATATAAGAACGGCCGCGAAATCACGATGAAGAACGTTGGCCAGGCCATCCGGCACGGACTTGCCTACGCCACCGAGGACCGCAAGCGGTACGGCTTGAACCTCATCGAGGACATCAAGCGCAACATCTCCATGTCCGGACTGGACAAACTGGCGAGCCGCGGCTGGGTGGATCCGTACCGGGAACATCTGACGGCGGACAAATACCGCACCAGCATGAACATCAAGGCACCCTCGGTGACCGCACTGACGGGCAAGCTCTCGGGCGGGAACCAGCAGAAGGTGGTCCTGTCCAAGTGGATCCACACTGATCCGGACGTCCTGATCCTCGATGAGCCCACCCGCGGCATCGATGTGGGGGCAAAGTACGAGATTTACACCATCATCAATGAGCTGGCAGACCAGGGAAAAGCCGTCATCGTTATTTCCTCGGAGCTGCCGGAGCTGCTGGGTATCTGCGACCGCATCTATACCCTGGCCGAAGGCCGGATCACTGCTGACGTCCCGCGCGAAAAGGCCAGTGCCGAATACCTCATGCAGTACATGACCCGCGACGCCAGGATTCCTGCCGCCGCGACAGACAAGGAAAGCGAATGA